From the genome of Odocoileus virginianus isolate 20LAN1187 ecotype Illinois chromosome 16, Ovbor_1.2, whole genome shotgun sequence, one region includes:
- the LOC110152121 gene encoding myeloid-associated differentiation marker-like: FRSRIPHYWDGFLHVYAYYFTFICLSASIIFGITYIQYLPQGPVQNHAITATAFSVMASVLYAMEVAWVCARPGNIYCFVPTFQGLIRRLEKAVACVIFGFITNIDLYQHQPALIWCVVVYFICFILGAVNFFINGCDSDDRRLPTLYPDFLVGQTVLSILLYTTAVVLWPLYQFDENFGGQPQRSNDMTCNAELPPTLCVWDQRLAVAILTAMNLLAYVADSAYMALVFVKQHSAHEF, encoded by the coding sequence TTCCGGTCCCGCATTCCCCACTATTGGGATGGTTTTCTCCATGTCTACGCCTATTACTTTACCTTCATCTGCCTCTCAGCCTCAATCATCTTTGGCATCACCTACATCCAATACCTGCCTCAGGGTCCTGTCCAAAATCATGCCATCACCGCCACTGCCTTCTCAGTCATGGCTTCTGTGCTTTATGCCATGGAAGTGGCCTGGGTGTGTGCCCGGCCTGGCAATATATACTGCTTTGTGCCCACCTTTCAAGGCTTGATCAGAAGACTGGAGAAGGCCGTGGCCTGTGTCATCTTTGGCTTCATCACTAACATTGACTTGTACCAGCACCAGCCGGCCCTGATTTGGTGTGTGGTTGTGTACTTCATCTGTTTCATCCTGGGGGCCGTGAACTTCTTTATCAACGGGTGTGACAGCGACGACAGAAGGCTGCCCACCCTCTACCCTGATTTCCTGGTGGGGCAGACAGTGCTCTCCATCCTCCTCTACACCACCGCTGTGGTCCTCTGGCCACTCTACCAGTTTGACGAGAATTTTGGGGGCCAGCCTCAAAGGTCCAACGATATGACTTGCAATGCTGAACTTCCCCCCACTCTGTGTGTCTGGGACCAACGATTGGCTGTCGCCATTCTGACAGCCATGAACTTGCTAGCTTATGTGGCTGACAGCGCATACATGGCCTTGGTTTTTGTAAAGCAACACTCTGCCCACGAGTTTTGA